Proteins encoded by one window of Cannabis sativa cultivar Pink pepper isolate KNU-18-1 chromosome 4, ASM2916894v1, whole genome shotgun sequence:
- the LOC115714639 gene encoding LRR receptor-like serine/threonine-protein kinase GSO1 isoform X2 encodes MDITILKKPLYLTILLSLSFLFTNACHAVDKEALLQFKQNIISDPSKLLQSWSSSTDCCHSWQGVVCDTTSGRVTNLTRPGLFIGNDEFFVDTSMAGTLSPYLGNLSFLKVLDLSNLKYLKGPIPLALGNQFSGSIPTSIQNLSSLTKLDFHGNHFSGSIPYGIGKLKSLKYIDLSENSISGMIPESIGGLSELVLLYLNQNRITGMIPYSISGLISLYYCRLSENKLKGNLPDSIGKLPNIQRLILENNRLSGKLPSSIGKLTTLTDIFFSNNHFTGQIPSSFENLVHLQTLDLSRNKLSGKIPPQLSKLQNLQSLDLSFNPLGLVYIPKFISKMKLFRLKLAKTGIEGHLPKWLASTSISILDFSNNGLNGKLPNWIGNMTNLSFLNLSSNGFHSSIPIEFKNLSLLMDLDLHSNMLIGHINVIFSKELQNPLGQFNSIDLSNNMFSGPIDKNIGERPSMASIKSLVLSNNPLSGGIPESIGQLSELEILKLMGNGLSGKIPMKLGNAEKLSTIILSRNKLRGTIPKQVINLINLKEFNVSGNLLSGMIPSHNTTFSASSFLDNHGLCGPPLPPCNHS; translated from the exons ATGGACATTACCATTCTCAAAAAACCTCTCTATCTAACCattctcctctctctctcatttctcTTCACCAATGCATGTCATGCAGTAGACAAAGAAGCACTCCTTCAATTCAAACAAAACATCATATCCGACCCTTCAAAGCTTCTCCAATCATGGTCTTCTTCCACAGATTGCTGTCATTCATGGCAAGGAGTGGTATGTGATACCACTTCAGGCAGAGTCACAAACCTCACTCGTCCTGGCCTTTTCATTGGCAACGACGAGTTTTTTGTTGACACTTCAATGGCTGGTACACTCTCTCCTTATCTTGGAAACTTGTCATTTCTTAAAGTCCTTGACTTGAGCAATCTCAAGTACTTGAAAGGACCAATCCCTTTAGCATTAG GGAATCAGTTTTCCGGGTCGATTCCAACTTCGATTCAGAACTTGAGTTCTTTGACTAAGCTTGATTTTCATGGAAACCATTTCTCTGGTTCCATTCCTTATGGTATTGGTAAGCTTAAGAGTCTTAAATATATTGATTTGTCTGAAAATAGTATAAGTGGAATGATTCCTGAATCAATAGGTGGATTATCTGAGTTAGTTCTTTTGTACCTTAATCAGAATAGGATTACTGGAATGATTCCTTATTCAATTTCAGGGCTTATTTCTCTTTACTATTGTCGTTTATCAGAGAATAAGTTAAAGGGTAATTTACCTGACTCAATAGGTAAGTTACCAAATATTCAAAGACTCATTCTTGAGAACAATAGATTGTCAGGAAAATTACCTTCAAGTATTGGAAAACTCACTACTCTTACAGATATTTTCTTCTCAAACAACCATTTTACAGGCCAAATCCcatcaagctttgaaaatttagTTCATTTACAAACACTTGATTTATCAAGAAACAAACTTTCTGGTAAGATTCCTCCTCAGCTATCTAAACTTCAGAATCTTCAAAGTTTGGATCTTTCATTCAATCCACTTGGGTTAGTTTATATTCCTAAGTTTATATCAAAGATGAAGCTTTTTAGGTTAAAGCTTGCCAAAACAGGAATTGAAGGCCATCTTCCAAAATGGTTAGCTTCAACATCAATTTCAATTCTTGATTTTTCAAACAATGGTTTAAATGGGAAATTACCTAATTGGATTGGTAACATGACTAATCTGTCATTTCTTAACTTATCAAGTAATGGGTTTCATTCATCAATCCCTATTGAGTTCAAAAACCTTTCTCTTTTAATGGATCTTGATCTTCATTCCAACATGTTAATTGGTCACATAAATGTGATTTTCTCAAAAGAATTACAAAACCCACTTGGTCAATTCAACTCCATTGATCTTTCCAACAACATGTTCTCTGGTCCAATTGATAAGAACATTGGTGAAAGACCATCAATGGCTTCAATCAAATCACTTGTGTTATCAAACAATCCATTAAGTGGTGGCATACCCGAGTCAATAGGACAACTCAGTGAGTTGGAGATTTTAAAGCTTATGGGGAATGGGCTTTCCGGGAAAATACCAATGAAATTGGGAAATGCAGAGAAACTTTCTACTATCATTCTTTCAAGGAATAAATTAAGAGGCACAATTCCCAAACAAGTAATCAACTTGATAAATCTTAAAGAATTCAATGTCTCTGGAAACCTTCTCAGTGGAATGATTCCTTCTCACAATACTACATTCTCTGCCTCTTCATTCTTGGATAATCATGGCCTATGTGGGCCTCCACTTCCACCATGCAACCActcttaa
- the LOC115714639 gene encoding LRR receptor-like serine/threonine-protein kinase GSO1 isoform X1, with product MDITILKKPLYLTILLSLSFLFTNACHAVDKEALLQFKQNIISDPSKLLQSWSSSTDCCHSWQGVVCDTTSGRVTNLTRPGLFIGNDEFFVDTSMAGTLSPYLGNLSFLKVLDLSNLKYLKGPIPLALGNLFQLSYLFLDTNQLNGTLPFTFRNLISLKKLHLSDNSLSGVISSSVFESMSSLFELGLAGNQFSGSIPTSIQNLSSLTKLDFHGNHFSGSIPYGIGKLKSLKYIDLSENSISGMIPESIGGLSELVLLYLNQNRITGMIPYSISGLISLYYCRLSENKLKGNLPDSIGKLPNIQRLILENNRLSGKLPSSIGKLTTLTDIFFSNNHFTGQIPSSFENLVHLQTLDLSRNKLSGKIPPQLSKLQNLQSLDLSFNPLGLVYIPKFISKMKLFRLKLAKTGIEGHLPKWLASTSISILDFSNNGLNGKLPNWIGNMTNLSFLNLSSNGFHSSIPIEFKNLSLLMDLDLHSNMLIGHINVIFSKELQNPLGQFNSIDLSNNMFSGPIDKNIGERPSMASIKSLVLSNNPLSGGIPESIGQLSELEILKLMGNGLSGKIPMKLGNAEKLSTIILSRNKLRGTIPKQVINLINLKEFNVSGNLLSGMIPSHNTTFSASSFLDNHGLCGPPLPPCNHS from the coding sequence ATGGACATTACCATTCTCAAAAAACCTCTCTATCTAACCattctcctctctctctcatttctcTTCACCAATGCATGTCATGCAGTAGACAAAGAAGCACTCCTTCAATTCAAACAAAACATCATATCCGACCCTTCAAAGCTTCTCCAATCATGGTCTTCTTCCACAGATTGCTGTCATTCATGGCAAGGAGTGGTATGTGATACCACTTCAGGCAGAGTCACAAACCTCACTCGTCCTGGCCTTTTCATTGGCAACGACGAGTTTTTTGTTGACACTTCAATGGCTGGTACACTCTCTCCTTATCTTGGAAACTTGTCATTTCTTAAAGTCCTTGACTTGAGCAATCTCAAGTACTTGAAAGGACCAATCCCTTTAGCATTAGGTAACTTGTTTCAACTTAGTTACCTTTTTCTCGATACTAATCAGCTTAATGGAACATTACCCTTTACATTTAGAAACCTTATTAGTCTCAAAAAGCTTCATCTTAGTGATAATTCTTTGTCTGGTGTCATTTCTTCCTCTGTTTTTGAGTCCATGAGTTCACTTTTTGAATTGGGTTTGGCAGGGAATCAGTTTTCCGGGTCGATTCCAACTTCGATTCAGAACTTGAGTTCTTTGACTAAGCTTGATTTTCATGGAAACCATTTCTCTGGTTCCATTCCTTATGGTATTGGTAAGCTTAAGAGTCTTAAATATATTGATTTGTCTGAAAATAGTATAAGTGGAATGATTCCTGAATCAATAGGTGGATTATCTGAGTTAGTTCTTTTGTACCTTAATCAGAATAGGATTACTGGAATGATTCCTTATTCAATTTCAGGGCTTATTTCTCTTTACTATTGTCGTTTATCAGAGAATAAGTTAAAGGGTAATTTACCTGACTCAATAGGTAAGTTACCAAATATTCAAAGACTCATTCTTGAGAACAATAGATTGTCAGGAAAATTACCTTCAAGTATTGGAAAACTCACTACTCTTACAGATATTTTCTTCTCAAACAACCATTTTACAGGCCAAATCCcatcaagctttgaaaatttagTTCATTTACAAACACTTGATTTATCAAGAAACAAACTTTCTGGTAAGATTCCTCCTCAGCTATCTAAACTTCAGAATCTTCAAAGTTTGGATCTTTCATTCAATCCACTTGGGTTAGTTTATATTCCTAAGTTTATATCAAAGATGAAGCTTTTTAGGTTAAAGCTTGCCAAAACAGGAATTGAAGGCCATCTTCCAAAATGGTTAGCTTCAACATCAATTTCAATTCTTGATTTTTCAAACAATGGTTTAAATGGGAAATTACCTAATTGGATTGGTAACATGACTAATCTGTCATTTCTTAACTTATCAAGTAATGGGTTTCATTCATCAATCCCTATTGAGTTCAAAAACCTTTCTCTTTTAATGGATCTTGATCTTCATTCCAACATGTTAATTGGTCACATAAATGTGATTTTCTCAAAAGAATTACAAAACCCACTTGGTCAATTCAACTCCATTGATCTTTCCAACAACATGTTCTCTGGTCCAATTGATAAGAACATTGGTGAAAGACCATCAATGGCTTCAATCAAATCACTTGTGTTATCAAACAATCCATTAAGTGGTGGCATACCCGAGTCAATAGGACAACTCAGTGAGTTGGAGATTTTAAAGCTTATGGGGAATGGGCTTTCCGGGAAAATACCAATGAAATTGGGAAATGCAGAGAAACTTTCTACTATCATTCTTTCAAGGAATAAATTAAGAGGCACAATTCCCAAACAAGTAATCAACTTGATAAATCTTAAAGAATTCAATGTCTCTGGAAACCTTCTCAGTGGAATGATTCCTTCTCACAATACTACATTCTCTGCCTCTTCATTCTTGGATAATCATGGCCTATGTGGGCCTCCACTTCCACCATGCAACCActcttaa
- the LOC115714379 gene encoding GATA transcription factor 5: protein MECVEGTFKTSFEENGDDFFVDDLLNFSNEDCFVEEDEPEQEPEEEEDNKGFDSVSPSLLNPNQTEEQDNSIPVTSTSFSTKHQFGPVPNNNTTTELSVPVDELANLEWLSHFVEDSFSEFSTPYLAGTGGVSSENPKNQTEKIAPEPQMVTIPEKPCFSTPVPAKARSKRTRTGGRVWSMGSPSFTESSSSSTSSSSSSSPSSPWLLYQTVLSHDPAGSVEKPQAKKPKKKLTQVGHATNPTNPAGQPSRRCSHCGVQKTPQWRTGPLGAKTLCNACGVRFKSGRLLPEYRPACSPTFSSELHSNHHRKVLEMRRKKEDVPVAESGFVVPSF from the exons ATGGAATGCGTTGAAGGGACTTTCAAGACAAGTTTTGAAGAGAATGGTGATGATTTTTTTGTTGATGACCTTCTTAACTTTTCTAATGAAGATTGTTTTGTTGAAGAAGATGAACCAGAACAAGaaccagaagaagaagaagataacaAAGGCTTTGACTCTGTTTCTCCTTCTCTGTTAAACCCAAACCAAACAGAAGAACAGGATAACTCTATCCCGGTTACAAGTACCAGTTTTTCAACCAAACACCAGTTTGGCCCTGTACCAAACAACAACACCACAACTGAACTCTCTGTTCcg GTGGATGAGTTAGCCAACCTCGAATGGTTATCCCATTTCGTAGAGGATTCCTTCTCAGAATTCTCTACACCATACCTTGCCGGTACCGGAGGAGTTTCGTCTGAGAATCCCAAAAACCAGACTGAAAAAATAGCACCGGAACCCCAAATGGTTACTATACCGGAAAAGCCCTGTTTCAGTACTCCGGTTCCGGCCAAAGCTAGAAGCAAGAGAACCCGAACCGGTGGAAGGGTTTGGTCAATGGGTTCTCCTTCTTTCACTGAATCCTCCTCAAGTTCAacctcatcatcttcttcttcttctccgtcAAGTCCCTGGCTTTTGTACCAGACAGTACTGAGTCATGACCCGGCCGGTTCAGTCGAAAAGCCTCAGGCCAAAAAACCCAAGAAAAAGTTAACTCAGGTTGGCCACGCAACCAACCCGACTAACCCGGCCGGTCAGCCATCTCGGCGGTGCAGTCATTGCGGGGTTCAGAAAACCCCACAGTGGAGAACCGGTCCACTTGGGGCAAAGACACTCTGTAACGCTTGTGGGGTTCGGTTCAAGTCGGGTCGGTTACTACCCGAATACCGACCCGCTTGTAGTCCGACTTTTTCAAGCGAGTTACACTCAAACCACCACCGGAAAGTTCTGGAGATGCGGCGGAAGAAGGAGGACGTCCCTGTTGCCGAGTCTGGTTTTGTTGTACCAAGTTTTTGA